From Paenibacillus sp. V4I7, one genomic window encodes:
- a CDS encoding Fic family protein: MTFGKIDLLKSELDELRPLPAAAVRNLEQVYRVEWTYNSNAIEGNTLTLLETKLVLEEGLTIGGKKLREHFEVVNHSEAIYYVQDVVNRNMELTEYVIKSIHHLVLKNIDDENAGRYRMINVLISGSGHTPPNFSVLAEKMEQLIQWYDEHKDKLHPVELAAEFHFRFVYIHPFSDGNGRTARLLMNLILMKYGFPPAIVKAANDARLKYYETLELASMGKNLKPFVQLIAECVEDSLQKYIGAVK; encoded by the coding sequence ATGACCTTTGGTAAAATAGATCTTTTAAAAAGTGAATTAGATGAATTACGTCCTTTGCCAGCGGCTGCTGTAAGAAATTTGGAACAAGTTTATCGGGTCGAATGGACGTACAACTCTAATGCGATTGAAGGTAACACATTAACACTTTTAGAAACCAAATTGGTTTTAGAAGAAGGTTTAACAATAGGTGGAAAAAAGCTGCGTGAGCATTTTGAAGTCGTTAACCATTCAGAAGCGATTTATTACGTACAAGATGTAGTAAATAGAAACATGGAATTGACTGAGTATGTCATAAAATCAATTCATCATCTAGTACTTAAAAACATTGACGATGAGAATGCAGGGCGATATCGGATGATCAACGTTTTGATATCAGGCTCTGGGCATACCCCTCCAAACTTTTCAGTTCTCGCGGAAAAAATGGAACAGTTGATTCAATGGTATGATGAACACAAAGATAAATTGCATCCAGTTGAATTAGCAGCGGAATTCCATTTCCGTTTTGTATACATCCATCCATTTTCTGATGGTAATGGGCGTACTGCGCGACTTTTAATGAATTTAATTTTAATGAAATACGGATTTCCACCGGCTATTGTTAAAGCTGCAAATGATGCTCGTTTGAAATATTATGAAACTTTAGAATTAGCAAGCATGGGGAAAAATTTAAAACCATTCGTACAATTAATTGCCGAATGTGTTGAGGATAGTTTGCAAAAGTACATAGGTGCGGTAAAGTGA
- a CDS encoding HRDC domain-containing protein, translating to MITIISKFEIDFKLESEHSQYLDLCQKYNDKANQYDLAEKDMYDIASLLIKLNTPIDMDFEAKYQLSTNNVQRRNEDTLREELTTFRLQTSREEQIKAYYIFNNAEMDDMIAKYPRTENELLEVKGFGKVKVGKYGSAILNIFNG from the coding sequence TTGATTACTATTATCTCTAAGTTTGAGATTGACTTTAAATTAGAATCAGAACACTCGCAGTACCTCGATCTTTGTCAAAAGTACAATGATAAGGCAAATCAATATGATCTGGCAGAGAAGGATATGTATGATATTGCTAGCTTGCTAATCAAGCTTAATACTCCAATAGATATGGATTTCGAAGCAAAATATCAACTCTCAACTAATAACGTACAAAGAAGAAATGAAGATACGCTTCGTGAAGAACTGACAACATTCAGGCTACAAACATCAAGAGAGGAGCAAATCAAGGCGTATTATATTTTTAACAATGCTGAGATGGATGATATGATTGCTAAATATCCAAGAACTGAAAATGAATTATTAGAGGTAAAGGGTTTTGGGAAGGTAAAGGTTGGGAAGTATGGTAGTGCAATTTTGAACATTTTTAATGGGTAA
- a CDS encoding diacylglycerol kinase, translated as MVKRARLIYNPTSGREEMKKRLPEILQRLERGGFETSTHATIGEGDATLAAAHAVSRGFDLIIAAGGDGTLCEVVNGMAEREGRPPLGILPLGTTNDFARALGIPKNLEYACDLIVQQYTTDIDVGKINNRYFINIAGGGSLTELTYEVPSKLKTMIGQLAYYMKGLEKLPRLKPIDLYVKAGDKEFHEEVMMFLVGNSNSVGGFEKLAPEASMNDGLFDVLILRKCNLAEFIRVVTLALRGEHLSDPNLIYFQTNHIEINSPDYVQLNLDGEFGGTLPCVMTNLKSHLQIVVDQSGQSIYKKTFLETLTTPFHLKGNGQGHGDEEQEKLE; from the coding sequence ATAATCCGACTTCTGGCCGGGAAGAAATGAAAAAGCGTTTGCCAGAGATCCTTCAGCGCCTGGAGCGCGGTGGTTTCGAAACATCCACTCACGCTACCATCGGTGAAGGCGACGCAACACTCGCAGCGGCACATGCCGTTAGTCGAGGCTTCGATCTGATCATCGCTGCAGGCGGAGACGGCACCCTGTGTGAAGTCGTCAACGGCATGGCCGAGAGAGAGGGCAGGCCCCCACTTGGCATTTTGCCGCTGGGAACGACCAACGATTTTGCCCGGGCGCTCGGCATTCCTAAGAATTTGGAGTACGCCTGCGACCTGATCGTGCAGCAGTACACAACCGACATCGATGTAGGCAAAATCAATAACCGCTACTTCATTAATATCGCCGGCGGCGGCTCGCTGACCGAGCTGACGTACGAAGTCCCAAGCAAGCTCAAGACCATGATCGGCCAGTTGGCCTATTATATGAAGGGACTCGAGAAGCTGCCTAGGCTGAAGCCCATAGATCTGTATGTCAAGGCAGGCGACAAGGAATTTCATGAGGAAGTCATGATGTTCCTCGTTGGCAACTCTAACTCTGTTGGCGGCTTCGAGAAGCTGGCTCCGGAAGCGAGTATGAATGATGGACTTTTTGATGTATTGATCTTGCGCAAGTGTAATCTTGCAGAGTTCATAAGAGTGGTTACGCTCGCACTGCGCGGCGAGCATTTGAGCGATCCGAATCTGATTTATTTCCAAACGAATCACATTGAGATTAATTCGCCGGACTACGTCCAGTTGAATCTGGATGGGGAATTCGGGGGGACGCTGCCTTGTGTGATGACGAATTTGAAGAGTCATTTGCAGATTGTTGTGGATCAGTCGGGGCAGTCGATTTATAAGAAGACGTTTTTAGAGACGTTGACCACGCCGTTTCATTTGAAAGGGAATGGGCAGGGTCATGGGGATGAGGAGCAGGAGAAGCTTGAGTAG
- a CDS encoding GIY-YIG nuclease family protein has product MDNHPKTIQIFLPDGSPRSIKIAEITSRTIQAIYIPRNKLKETESRNEIKNVGVYFLFGDSDDRLKPVVYVGEAEDCYHRLKQHNQNKDFWNAAIVLISKTNSFTKSHVKFLEWHCYTKAIENNRYIIDNSTIPTKSFITEAMEADLMDSYETAKILIATLGFPIFEGLANSIDKSEALICKGKDAYSEGQYTDEGLVVFKGSKANLTETPTAGPWIVGMRQKLIESGILRRNELVLVFTQDHIFASPSAAAGVILARRSNGWIDWKDRNGKTLDEIKRK; this is encoded by the coding sequence ATGGACAACCATCCAAAGACTATTCAAATTTTCCTCCCTGATGGTTCGCCAAGAAGTATAAAGATTGCAGAGATAACAAGTAGAACTATTCAGGCTATCTACATACCTAGAAACAAACTTAAAGAAACAGAGTCGCGTAATGAAATAAAGAACGTCGGCGTTTATTTCCTTTTCGGGGACTCGGACGATAGACTAAAACCCGTTGTATATGTTGGTGAGGCGGAAGATTGTTATCACAGACTGAAACAACACAATCAAAACAAGGACTTCTGGAATGCAGCAATAGTGTTGATTTCGAAAACCAACAGTTTTACTAAGTCGCACGTTAAATTTTTAGAGTGGCATTGTTATACGAAGGCAATCGAAAACAACAGGTACATAATTGACAATAGCACCATTCCAACCAAATCATTCATTACCGAAGCAATGGAAGCTGATTTAATGGATAGTTATGAAACAGCAAAAATACTTATTGCAACTTTAGGGTTTCCTATATTTGAAGGGCTAGCAAACTCGATTGACAAGTCTGAGGCATTAATATGTAAGGGTAAAGATGCGTATTCTGAGGGCCAATATACAGATGAGGGTTTAGTGGTATTTAAAGGTTCTAAGGCTAATCTAACCGAAACTCCGACCGCAGGTCCTTGGATTGTTGGTATGAGACAAAAACTTATTGAGTCGGGAATTCTTAGAAGGAATGAATTAGTTTTGGTCTTTACTCAAGATCATATCTTTGCCTCTCCGAGTGCAGCAGCGGGTGTTATTCTAGCAAGAAGATCCAATGGTTGGATTGATTGGAAGGACAGAAACGGTAAGACTTTAGATGAAATAAAGAGGAAGTGA
- a CDS encoding restriction endonuclease-like protein, which produces MALPHTGSLNQSTELLRIETNLFNLYIQGKPFHPTVETLNLHRNVDEEWVDAHFHAAPLVDSLVIDSISVFSLENRAMTTWSSGEVCTPTFYETQAYELVIEKKADIALTFYHDNIHVRQAIKPLGKMILSGILNFQNEVGLSELELRLNGEAIFRLQLEIFPSKIDYKNDYQMILNDVNEQIYNLSFDFLRKTYNLTGLKETNHQSLTEYFTILQHVFTQLVQAVERIKLSPHSKLQSENRLVDAARVKRAGKENIAFLNKRPHLLAKDPVNGVIQVEGQRFTPTHLLETRRHVHYDTAENRFVKWVLLRIGQKLKDVKTRLAQKSRVEDPNLTKKLNLMQSQVQRLLQHDFLDVGEMRQLSISLVLQMASGYREVYRYYLMLLKGLSIQNDLFRLSMKDLAQLYEYWCFLKIHHLLSKKYELLKQDIIKINRSGLFVTLDKSQQAKMVYKNPLNGEIFTLFYNALPKGDRSPTLSQRPDNVLTLKKNDAAAEYKYIFDAKYRINPAYEGTPYFERYRMPGPEEDDINTMHRYRDAIVYSEGQGKEYERSMFGAYVLFPYHDEERFQLHKFYKSVELINIGAFPFLPNSTSLMEKFLDEIIMDSPERAYERTTRPRGTKEYYGNKLSGKNVLVGALSKKSQLDDALEHGFYHTPLRSITDHKVLTRLEFVALYQSIRLFGADDAGISWYGRVREWKVVPRSAITAIPSSRGATDELYVVFGVGEWVKREKAIVAAGHGIYRILYTTDYMLNRAKEVSELRLETEEELQEWREKRRVGKVRVTLDREHLDLGSSVLGIDLE; this is translated from the coding sequence ATGGCTTTACCTCATACTGGCTCTCTTAATCAAAGCACGGAATTGCTGCGAATCGAGACGAATCTGTTCAATCTCTATATTCAGGGCAAGCCGTTCCATCCCACGGTTGAAACTTTGAATCTCCATCGTAATGTGGATGAGGAGTGGGTGGATGCCCATTTTCACGCTGCGCCGCTGGTGGATTCGTTGGTCATAGATTCTATTTCTGTTTTCTCTCTTGAAAACAGGGCGATGACAACTTGGAGTTCGGGCGAAGTGTGTACGCCGACTTTTTATGAAACGCAGGCCTATGAACTGGTCATTGAAAAGAAGGCGGATATTGCATTAACCTTTTACCACGACAATATCCATGTGAGACAGGCGATTAAGCCGCTGGGGAAGATGATTTTATCAGGGATTCTTAATTTTCAAAATGAAGTGGGACTCTCTGAACTTGAGCTTCGATTGAATGGTGAGGCTATTTTTCGTCTCCAGTTAGAGATTTTTCCATCGAAAATCGATTATAAAAATGACTACCAGATGATCCTTAACGATGTTAATGAACAGATTTATAATCTTTCCTTCGATTTTCTGCGGAAAACGTATAACCTGACGGGGTTAAAAGAAACGAATCATCAGAGTTTGACGGAGTATTTTACGATTTTGCAGCATGTATTTACGCAGCTTGTGCAGGCTGTTGAGAGAATCAAACTATCGCCACATTCTAAGCTTCAAAGCGAGAATCGGCTGGTAGACGCTGCACGTGTGAAAAGAGCCGGAAAAGAGAACATTGCCTTCCTAAACAAGCGCCCACATCTATTAGCTAAGGATCCGGTGAACGGGGTCATTCAGGTAGAGGGCCAGCGGTTTACACCGACTCACTTGCTTGAGACTAGACGCCATGTTCATTATGATACGGCTGAGAATCGCTTCGTGAAATGGGTGCTTTTACGCATTGGGCAGAAGCTTAAGGATGTTAAAACGCGTTTAGCTCAAAAAAGTCGTGTGGAAGATCCTAATCTTACGAAGAAGCTTAATCTTATGCAGAGTCAGGTTCAGCGGCTGTTACAGCATGATTTTTTGGATGTTGGCGAGATGAGGCAGCTGTCTATTTCTTTGGTTTTGCAAATGGCATCAGGGTACCGTGAGGTATACCGTTATTATTTAATGCTGTTAAAAGGTTTGTCGATTCAGAATGATCTTTTCCGATTATCGATGAAAGATTTGGCTCAGCTCTATGAATATTGGTGTTTCTTGAAGATTCACCATCTTTTAAGCAAAAAGTATGAGCTGCTCAAACAAGACATTATCAAAATCAATCGGAGTGGGCTGTTCGTCACATTGGATAAGTCCCAGCAGGCGAAGATGGTGTATAAAAACCCGTTGAACGGGGAGATTTTTACGCTGTTTTATAATGCGCTGCCCAAAGGGGATCGGAGTCCGACTCTGTCCCAGCGACCAGATAATGTCCTAACTTTGAAAAAGAACGACGCCGCGGCGGAGTATAAATACATTTTCGATGCCAAATATCGCATTAATCCTGCTTATGAGGGTACGCCTTACTTCGAGAGGTACCGGATGCCGGGGCCGGAAGAGGATGATATTAATACGATGCACCGCTATCGGGATGCGATTGTGTATTCGGAGGGGCAGGGGAAAGAGTACGAGCGGAGCATGTTTGGGGCTTATGTGTTGTTTCCCTATCATGATGAGGAGCGGTTCCAGCTGCATAAGTTCTATAAAAGTGTGGAGCTCATTAATATTGGAGCTTTTCCATTTTTGCCGAATTCGACGAGCTTGATGGAGAAGTTCCTGGACGAGATTATCATGGATAGTCCGGAGAGAGCCTATGAGCGGACGACGAGGCCGCGAGGGACGAAGGAGTATTACGGGAACAAGCTATCTGGGAAAAATGTGTTGGTTGGGGCTTTGAGTAAGAAGTCACAGTTGGATGATGCTTTGGAGCATGGATTTTACCATACGCCTTTGCGGAGTATAACCGACCATAAGGTGTTGACGAGATTGGAATTCGTCGCGTTGTATCAGTCGATTCGTTTGTTCGGTGCGGATGATGCGGGCATTTCGTGGTATGGAAGAGTGAGAGAGTGGAAGGTTGTTCCACGGTCTGCGATAACGGCTATCCCCTCTAGTCGAGGTGCGACGGATGAGCTTTATGTTGTGTTTGGGGTGGGGGAGTGGGTCAAAAGGGAGAAGGCTATAGTTGCTGCGGGGCATGGGATTTATCGGATTCTGTATACGACGGATTATATGCTTAACAGGGCGAAGGAGGTCTCTGAACTGCGTTTGGAGACGGAGGAAGAACTGCAGGAATGGCGGGAGAAGCGGCGTGTGGGTAAGGTCCGCGTGACGCTGGATCGGGAGCATTTGGATTTGGGTAGTAGTGTTTTGGGGATCGATTTGGAGTAA
- a CDS encoding MrcB family domain-containing protein, producing MTVINVQSVITTPISALSSILEQNNESIGFKKQLYDSWSDDVLRELYTLAQTELENYYNELNSVSFSIKDALSDILSTYITAKKETFAGHRLGNLIRQQIPARLRKLPFIHSELKITGSVGQGNWATIPWIAIMDKRITETTRQGEYLVYLFSEDMKSVYLTFMQGVTIPIETKGKQAAYQYFKQKVQGIRHLLPLEGMVKDAAIYLTSGGLGQDYQVSTVAYYRYDSEHLPYDEQLIADLNNAVTNYNEYVNKVLNQNDEPEQMISFNYTISHLYAGQGILKYLYDHRPNAISLDQLISNQGTVLLSGDDVKHPKERVRHLGRALQDLGLLSINENQFSLTDLGQEYANHFNENKWTLSDTQVRLIRDQLNNAEGQTPLVRSINKAIEICKELGSFTLDQFAPMFINALGMLQTWGEVTQKQRSIFMLNWLEILKFVIKSGQQYTYIEWEETPLVDALTVIERIATIKNFIASKGFMYPDHWIENFFLSLKAKPFVILAGVSGTGKTKLMKLFAEAVGATASNGQFSLIPVRPDWSDPSDLLGYKDLSGVFRPGKLTEVLVEASKPSNQHKPYFICLDEMNLARVEHYFSDLLSVLETQEWDNHRIVTTPLIHRDSLQNESDKQVYGNLHLPDNVYIVGTVNMDETTHPFSKKVLDRANTIEFNYIDLGQYPTGEGMPASEGAAVPPNSLLRSEYLQLVDVYRDYKQLTEETTELLVEINGILEQIHSHVGFRIRDAVCFYMIYNDRFALLSKEAAFDMQLLQKILPRIQGSNSSVKKALLQLMQVAQDRSLPITEYMEDASKLYLSPETLAASKYPQSARKIAFMLRRLEEDGFTSYWLS from the coding sequence ATGACAGTCATTAATGTGCAGTCTGTCATTACCACACCAATTTCAGCACTATCCTCTATTTTGGAACAAAATAATGAATCCATCGGTTTTAAGAAACAACTATACGATTCCTGGTCAGATGATGTTCTAAGAGAACTTTATACTTTAGCTCAAACCGAATTAGAAAACTACTATAATGAGCTGAACTCAGTAAGCTTCTCTATAAAAGATGCGCTATCTGATATTTTATCAACCTACATAACTGCAAAAAAAGAAACGTTTGCAGGACACAGACTGGGCAATCTCATACGACAACAGATACCAGCCAGGCTGAGAAAGTTGCCATTTATCCATTCCGAGTTAAAGATCACTGGGTCAGTGGGACAAGGAAATTGGGCAACGATTCCATGGATCGCCATTATGGATAAACGTATCACAGAGACAACACGCCAAGGCGAGTACCTGGTCTACCTTTTCTCAGAAGATATGAAATCGGTTTACCTTACATTCATGCAAGGTGTAACTATACCAATTGAAACCAAAGGTAAACAAGCAGCCTACCAATATTTCAAACAAAAAGTTCAAGGTATACGTCATCTGCTCCCACTTGAAGGAATGGTCAAAGACGCTGCCATCTACTTAACATCTGGCGGTCTAGGCCAAGATTATCAAGTATCTACGGTTGCCTATTACCGTTACGATTCGGAGCATCTTCCATATGACGAACAGCTAATTGCGGACTTAAACAATGCGGTTACTAACTATAACGAATATGTAAACAAAGTACTCAATCAAAATGATGAACCCGAGCAAATGATCAGCTTCAATTATACGATCAGTCATTTATATGCCGGGCAAGGCATTTTAAAATACCTATATGATCATAGACCCAATGCTATCTCTTTAGATCAATTGATCTCAAATCAAGGCACTGTTCTTCTTTCTGGAGACGATGTGAAGCATCCAAAAGAGAGAGTCAGGCATCTGGGACGAGCCTTGCAAGATTTAGGCTTATTGTCTATAAATGAGAACCAGTTCTCATTAACTGATCTAGGTCAGGAATACGCGAACCATTTTAACGAAAATAAATGGACTTTAAGTGATACGCAAGTCAGGCTAATTCGCGACCAGCTAAATAACGCTGAAGGGCAAACCCCACTTGTTAGAAGCATCAATAAAGCCATTGAAATCTGTAAGGAGCTAGGATCTTTCACCTTAGATCAATTCGCTCCTATGTTTATCAATGCTCTTGGCATGCTACAGACTTGGGGAGAAGTTACCCAAAAACAACGGTCTATTTTTATGCTCAACTGGCTAGAGATATTGAAATTTGTTATCAAATCAGGTCAGCAGTACACGTATATAGAGTGGGAGGAGACACCTCTTGTGGATGCACTAACAGTAATCGAGCGAATAGCCACGATCAAGAACTTCATCGCCAGCAAAGGGTTTATGTACCCCGATCACTGGATCGAGAACTTCTTCTTATCCCTAAAAGCAAAGCCTTTCGTCATTCTGGCAGGTGTCTCCGGCACTGGCAAAACAAAGCTCATGAAGCTATTCGCTGAGGCAGTAGGAGCAACCGCGAGTAATGGCCAATTCTCATTAATTCCAGTCCGCCCGGACTGGAGCGATCCTTCTGATCTGTTGGGTTACAAGGATTTGTCAGGTGTTTTTCGACCTGGGAAGTTAACGGAGGTGTTGGTTGAGGCTTCAAAGCCGAGTAATCAGCATAAGCCCTATTTTATATGCTTGGATGAGATGAATTTGGCTAGGGTTGAGCATTATTTCAGTGATTTACTGAGTGTGCTTGAGACGCAAGAGTGGGATAACCATCGGATTGTAACAACGCCGCTCATACATAGAGACTCCCTGCAAAATGAGTCAGATAAGCAAGTGTACGGCAACCTCCATCTGCCAGATAATGTTTACATTGTTGGAACGGTGAATATGGATGAGACGACGCATCCTTTTAGCAAAAAGGTATTAGACCGCGCCAACACGATCGAGTTTAATTACATTGATCTTGGACAATATCCAACGGGTGAAGGAATGCCGGCTAGTGAAGGCGCTGCTGTTCCTCCTAATTCATTATTGCGAAGCGAATATTTGCAATTGGTTGATGTTTATCGTGACTATAAGCAGTTAACGGAAGAGACGACTGAGTTATTGGTGGAAATCAATGGGATTTTGGAGCAGATTCATTCGCACGTAGGGTTTCGGATCCGGGATGCGGTCTGTTTTTACATGATTTATAATGATCGGTTTGCTTTGCTCAGTAAGGAAGCGGCATTCGATATGCAGTTGTTGCAGAAGATTTTGCCTCGGATTCAGGGGAGTAATTCGTCTGTGAAAAAAGCTTTGCTTCAATTGATGCAGGTGGCGCAGGATCGTAGCTTACCTATTACGGAGTATATGGAGGATGCCTCTAAGCTTTATCTCTCTCCGGAGACGTTAGCAGCGTCCAAATATCCACAAAGTGCAAGGAAAATCGCCTTCATGCTGCGGAGGTTAGAAGAAGATGGCTTTACCTCATACTGGCTCTCTTAA